The proteins below come from a single Streptomyces sp. B3I8 genomic window:
- a CDS encoding TetR/AcrR family transcriptional regulator produces MTSRAEADSGRPDGSAGNGATHGKPATPPRPSRPAGGQTRRRRAPAGAAVLRPEVTEAIRAAVFEELAAVGYARMSIEGIARRAGVGKTAVYRRWRSKLHLVLDLVSALAVQGMPAPDTGSLEADLRLLYEVTSRALRHPVAGQILPDLQAEAARNPEIAEALQKALREGQQSVTRGIVAAATARGEIRASADEGLALDLISGPLYWRAVVAREPKLPKGYLAGLARATAGALGAL; encoded by the coding sequence ATGACGAGCAGAGCCGAGGCCGACAGCGGGCGTCCCGACGGAAGCGCGGGAAACGGCGCGACCCACGGGAAGCCGGCCACGCCCCCGCGGCCGTCCCGCCCCGCCGGCGGGCAGACCCGGCGACGCCGGGCACCGGCCGGGGCCGCCGTGCTGCGGCCCGAGGTCACGGAGGCGATCCGCGCGGCCGTCTTCGAGGAACTCGCGGCCGTCGGCTACGCCCGCATGTCCATCGAGGGCATCGCCCGCCGGGCCGGCGTCGGCAAGACCGCGGTGTACCGGCGCTGGCGCTCCAAACTGCACCTCGTGCTCGACCTGGTCTCGGCGCTCGCGGTGCAGGGGATGCCCGCCCCGGACACCGGCTCCCTGGAGGCCGATCTCCGGCTGCTGTACGAGGTGACCTCGCGCGCCCTGCGCCATCCGGTGGCCGGCCAGATCCTGCCCGACCTCCAGGCGGAGGCGGCCCGCAACCCGGAGATCGCGGAGGCGCTGCAGAAGGCTCTGCGGGAGGGCCAGCAGTCGGTGACCCGCGGCATTGTCGCGGCGGCGACGGCGCGCGGCGAGATCCGCGCCTCCGCCGACGAGGGCCTGGCCCTGGACCTCATCTCGGGCCCGCTGTACTGGCGCGCGGTCGTGGCCCGCGAACCGAAACTGCCGAAGGGCTACCTGGCCGGCCTGGCGAGGGCGACGGCGGGGGCGCTGGGGGCGTTGTGA